DNA sequence from the Vibrio ishigakensis genome:
ACTCACCACCGTGAAATGCAAAATCCAATCCCTGCTCAAACATCTCATCAAAGCCATTGGTGATATTTCGAATATCGAGTGTCACCTCTGGATATTGCTCCATAAAATCAAACAATAGTGGCTGCAGGAACTCTAACGAATCAGGTAACAGCCCCAGTTTTACTTTGCCCGCTACCTTCTTGGTATCTCGATAGAGCACTTGGTTGGCGTTTTCTAGCATCTCGAGCGCTTTGAGCAATTCTTCGTAGTAGACCTCACCATGGTGAGTAAGAGAAAGGCTTCGCGTAGTGCGATGAAACAGTTTAATGTCGAGGGTATTCTCTAACTCATTGATACGACGACTGACGTTCGCCCGAGGAAGCTCAAGGGAGTTAGCTGCCGCAGTAAAGCTACCCAGTTCTACCACCTTAACGAATAGCTTTAAGTCTTCAATCTTCACTTTATTTCCTATGTGAATGAATGCATACACGCGTACCTTATCAATACTGCGTACAGCAAAACCTTGATCTGAATCGCTACATAAGAAATAACCGAGGCTCAATTCTAGTTTGTTGACCTCGGTTACTCAGAGTTAGCAGGTTCCCGCGTTTTACTGAACCACGGCTTGCTGATAAATATCCTGCTCAGAGATTGGCTGGAAGTCACCGGCTATATTCCCTTCAAGTCCGTTCTGCGCATGTCTGTCGATCCTTGGGATAACACTAACCGCTTTTTCTTTGTTCCAGTCAATGTTGCCAAGCTCAATGTACACATCTTGTGGAGCCAGCACAGACTTGAAGCGATAGACTAGATTAGTTAAGTCTGAGATAGACTGGAAATAAGTACCTACACCATAAGAGTCCTCCGGACTGGTGTGTTTCATAATGGCTTCACCGACCGCTTTATCTTCACTAGGTAGAGCCATGCCCGGAACGAAAGCATTGGTTCCAAGCGCTGAGTACATGAAGCCATAAGCGGCATTGATGTCGTCAGTACCTTTAACTTTTGGGAAGGTATCTAGCCAATATTGCGCCTTTTGGAATCTATCTTCCGCGCCCCAAGTATTTGGGAAGGTGCCATCATTCACGTCGATGCTTCTCTCTTTCGCTTTGCTGATTTGAGTCTGCATATTTGGCGGATTGGTCATCACTTGATACTGCTTGCCGTGAAAGATTTTGACCTCTCCATCTTGGATCTCGACGATCGCTGAATCCCCAGTCGAGTCTGCAATCGACAGATGCTTAGGGCTGGCTGAATAGCTGTATCCACCTTTAATTGCGACCAATTTTACTGACTCAAGTGCTTTAACCGCTTCATCAACCGTTGCGAAATTATCTAACACATAGCTAACCCAATGATCGCCATCTAGCTCAGGCATATCATCAGAAGTGGAGACTTGGTCTATCTCACCTTGATCGAAATAAAGAGTACGCGCAGTCAGTCCCTTTTCATTCATTCCATCCATTGGGAAGCGGTTGTTAGCAAAGGCTGCAATACTGCCATACTTAGTACGCCACTCGATGGCATTAGCGTTATCGTCAACGGAGCCTCTTCGCTCTATGCCGCGAGGCGTCTTAACTAGAGTCGGTGCTGATGCAGAGAAATAGTCCTCGTTGCGACCCACTATTACAAACTCAGAGTCGGTATTCCACAGCATACGAGTACACGCACTCACGCTAGTCGGGATAAGAGCAGTGGTGGTAAGCGCTGCTGCAAGGCAGGAAATGATTAATTTTTTCTTCATTTTTGATGTCCTCAGTAGTGAATGAATTGAGGTCATCTTAAGCTTCGTTTGCTAAAGTTCATCCCAGGGAAAGGGGGAATATCCCCCAATTAAAGATTCGCCGAGGAACTAGATGGATGAGCCAAATCACCCTATCTCAACTTACAGCCTTTGTGACTGTCGCCAAGAAGAAAAACTACAGCAAAGCGGCAGCTGCATTAAGAAAAGATCGTAAAACCATCAGTGAGCAGGTTGAATATTTAGAGCTTAATCTTGGCTACAAGTTGTTTGAGAAATCAGGACGAAAGTTAGAGCTCACTGACAAAGGGGAAAAGCTATCTCACCGCGCACAGCTACTCTCAGCCGATATCAGTACCTTCGAAAGCTTTGCTCTAAGCCTATTCGATACTGATCTCGAAACACTTTCGGTCTGTTTTGATGAATCCATACCACAGATATGGCTAACTAGTTTAAGGCGTAGCTGCCTTGCTAAGAAAATCAACCTAGATCTAATAAAGGTCTCAAGAGAACATGGTGAAAAACTTCTCAAGACGGCGCAGTGTCAATTTGGGATGTTCCTGGCCAAAGGACAGGTGATCAATTCAGAGCTGTATTGGAAAAGTTTACCTCCAGTATCTGTGTCCGCGTTTACCCATCAAGACTCCTTACTTTTAACGCAAGTGCCTTGCTCGATTCGGGCTCTGGCGAGTCAAAAGCAACGTGTCTATTCCAGCGTCACAAGCAATACCGATAAATACCCGCTATTACTGTCTGACAGCCGTGTGTTTGAAAATGATCTAGACCTTCTATTAGGTGGTTTGGTGGATGAACCGAGTTGGGCTTTTTTGCCCAATCATCTCGAGCAAAAAATCCCTGAACCTATAAAGAAAATAGATCTAGATGTGGCCGACGAGGCCCAGTCAATCCAACTTCAGCCAGTATTACTATGGGCAATCCCATATCCGGACTATTCTAAAATGATCCTTAAGGCCATAGACAAAGGAAATTAGTCCTCAACCTTGATACACGGAGCGGTGTCGTTTGAATCGTGATAACATACCACGAAATTGAATGACTAGGTCAAAATCCATCAACCTTTAACGGCGGAATGGTGTTTTCAACTTGGTCTTTACCACCTGGTATGACATCAGTGGTGCAAATTAGAAAAGGCAATATATTTAAGATGGTAAACAACAACATCCAATGGTTTCCGGGCCACATGCACAAGGCACGCAAGGAAATCGAAGAAGTTATCCCTCAGATTGATGTGATCATCGAAGTGCTAGATGCACGTATTCCCTACTCTTCTGAAAACCCTATGATTGCTGGTATCCGTGGCGAGAAGCCATGCATCAAGGTGCTGAACAAGCGCGATCTGGCAGATCCAGAGTTGACCGAGCTTTGGATCGAGCACTACGAGAAAGAGCAAGGTGTGAAGGCGATGGCCATCACTACCGAGAATGTTCAAGAAGTGCATAAAATCATGGAGCTTTGCCGCAAGCTAGCGCCTCATCGCGAAGCCATGGGCAAGAACATTCGTACCATGATCATGGGTATTCCAAACGTAGGTAAATCTACCATTATCAATACCCTAGCCGGCCGTACTATTGCTCAAACAGGTAACCAGCCTGCGGTAACCAGGCGTCAGCAACGCATTAACCTGCAAAATGGCGTAGTGCTTTCTGATACCCCAGGGATCTTGTGGCCTAAGGTAGAAAACCCACACAGCGGTTTTCGCCTTGCAGCAACCGGGGCCATTAAGGATACCGCAATGGAATACGATGAAGTGGCTTTCTACACGGTTGAGTATCTGGCAAAGCACTACCCTGAGAAGCTACAAGAGCGTTATCAGTTAGACGAACTACCAGATAGCGAACTAGAACTGATGGAAGCGATCGGCAGAAAACGCGGCGCACTGCGCTCTGGCGGTCATATCGACCTACACAAAGCCTCTGAGATCCTGCTTCATGAGCTACGTCAGGGCACGCTAGGTAATATCACCCTTGAGTTACCTGAGATGATTACTCAGGAGCTTATCGAGGTAGAAGAAGAGACGGCTCGTCGCGAAGAAGCAAAAGCGAAGAAGAAAGAAGAGCGCCGCAAGCGTTATCTGAAGAACAAACGCTAGTCTCCTCTCAAAAAACAAAACCTCAGCCCTTATTAAAGCTGAGGTTTTTTTATTTTTGGAGCAGTTGTTCTATATTTAACCGGTGTTGCACCTTTTCTTCATGGAGGAAGAAATATGCTACGTCGTTTGTTCTACCCACTGATCGGTCTTTTCATCATCGCCTGCATCTTTTTTGGCGAAGAAATGTGGCTATTTATCACGGGCGACCCCATCCGCGATATCCAAGAAGGCGCGCAAAACATCATCAAGGCCTTCAATCGCTTCATCAGTGGCTAGACGATATTCAACACATAGTTCACTACATTGAAGTAGATCCAAATACCTGAGATATCCACCACAGATGCCAATACCGGACTCACCAGCACGGCTGGGTCTAGTCTAATTGCCCTAGCAATAATAGGTAGCAAGCCACCAATCACGGTCGACAAAGTCACTTGGATAAACAAGGCTATAGCGATGGCAATGGCTATCATCCAGATAGAAAACCCGGCGATAGTGCTAGAGTCCGTAAACAGCACCACACGCCCAATAATCACAACTGAAACGATAAAGGCCAAGCAGATGGCGATACCTCCCTCTTTCAAAAAGACCTTAAACCAATCGTTCTGCCGAATCTCATTTGTTGCCAACGACCTAACCACCAGAGTCGCAGCCTGACTGCCCGTATTACCGCCAGCTGCAGCAATCACAGGCATATACACAGCAAGCAACACCAATTGACTGATAGCATCTTCATATTGCGAGATGATAACGCCAGAGACTATACCAAGTAGCGCCAACATCACTATCCAGCCAGCACGCTCTTTTACGTGCTCTAACACTGAGGTAGAGAGATAATCCTCACACGGCTCTGCCTCAGAGTGAACAAAGCCCAGTTGGTGCGAAAGGTGACTAGCAAGGGTATCTAACCCCTTCTTTTCAACCTTTTGGATCAGGTTTTGCACATAGTTGATAGAAAGCTCTGATAAGATTTCCACCGACTCTTCAATGCTCTTTATTCTGAGTATATTGATCTGCTCATCAACACTGGCTTCAACAAAGCGCTGTCTAAACTCTTCTCGATTGTCAGAAGAAAATATCGATAAATCTTCTGTGCAGATAGGCTTTAACTTATCCATTATTCTCTCCTAATTCGTTGATTAAAAAAAATGCCCTCGTTGTCCTTAACAAGGGCAAAATGGTATGGAAAATACCAAAAGATAGAGACTGATTTAGTGTTCCCCGCGTCTCCATCAAAGAGGATGTGTATTTTAATTACTAACCCCGATAGCAATTACAAATACACAGGGCTTGACCAAAGCCGATAACAAATATCTGGTCTTTTTTATTTAGAGGCTGATTTGATATTTGTTATTTAAATTGCGTAATAAAGGGTTGCAGCAACGCTGCCTAGAGACTCTAATCGAGTTGCGGCTTCACCGTGAATAATCTCTACCTCCACATTATTTGCTAGAGCTTCAACTAGAATAGAGTTGAATTTCACTGCATCTACTGGGTGAGAAATATAAATACGACGCACTTGCCCATTCTCTAGAGCGGTTAATACTTCTTGCTCGCCAAACACACTGCGGTCAAACACATTTTGACGCGTGATCAGCTCTTGAACCATAGAGTAATCTTGTACCTGCTCATACTCATCAGCGATGCTGCGCACTACATCTCTTAGTTCCTTTTCAGCAACCTTGAATGGAATAGGCTCGATAGAAACTAATAGCTCAGCAACACTGTGGTGAAGCTCACTCGCTACTTGATTCGCAATCTTCATGTTGCCTCCAAGGATGATACGGTCGAACTCGTTGTCATCCATAAAGTAAGAGTTAATCTCTTCAGCCGCAGTGCGATAGATACGCTGCTCTGTGTCTAGGTCGCGACGGTCTGACGCTTGAGTGCGAGACTTTTTACCACCTGGGCGCAAGAACACACCAGACTCAACACCACTGTCGATAAAGGCTTCAGTCTCTTGAGAGTTAAGGTTGATAGAGATAACGCGGTGCTCTTTCTCTGAGAACAGAACCACTAGGTATTTGCCGTAGCGATGCAGTTGCGACATCAAGTGGCAAACCTGTGGTAGACCATAATAAACCTTGCTCTCAACTGGCAGTGGCAGGTCAACAATCATGCCGTCAACGAAGTCGGTCACTATCATAGCTGCGCGGCCTTTTGGCTCATGTTGCTCAAGGGTCTTTAGTGTGTGCTCTTCAATGTATTCCCAAGTAAGAGAGGTACCCACCATCTCTTCTGCTTCGCGCTTCTGCTCGTCAGTTAGGTTGTCAAACTGGTTCTTAAGCTCGATCATCCAAGCTGGGCGCTGACGCTGATTATTGCGATCACTTGGATCTAGGTTCGCATATACAGTCATCATATTTGACTTAGTTTTTTGATGCGCATCGATATAAGCGCGCAATGTAGAAAATAGATCTTGAATTGTATTCTTCATAAATACCTCTATAAATTACTTTGGGTTAACCAAATTAATAAATCTGTTGGAGAAATCTTATAGCCAAGGGCAAAGGTTGTTCTTGCTTGCATCCTGGATAATCTTTGAATTAATAATAAATTTGTTAACAGAGAAAAATAGTCTATTAATACGAGCTTTCATATTTAATCTTGAATTTTGGACGTAAGAATCCTGCTATAGCTATTAAATCTACAGCTTCTTACTAGTTAAAATTATTTAATAATTAATTAGCACTCAAACAATTTGGAGTTTGAACCGTCCAAAGAGAGCTTATTTTTATTAAGAATTACGATGTTAGACTTTTGCTGCAAGATAGCGCCTCTGTCCTCTAGCGTCTTTAGCGACTGACTCACCGTATTGCGTGACATACCCAGTAAACCTGCGAGTTGCTCTTTAGAAAGCGGTATTTCATCCAAATCACTAAAGTCAGAAATGCCTTCTAGAATGGCAGCAACCTTGGCCAATTTGTCTCTCTCAGTACTGGCATAGTGAACCATAGTGGCGTATTTCAGTTTACTGGTCTGAGAGCGAAGTAATAACTCCAAGAACTCTCGATTTTGAGCCAATACATGCTTCGCATGCTCAATATCGACCAATACCACTCTGCTATCAGCGAAGGCGGAGAAAGAGCCGTAATACCTTAGGTCTTGGATTACGCCAGATTCTGCCGCAATGCGCCCTTTGGTCATCAAGGCATTCATTCGAGCCGAACCGTCATAGGTTTCACGCACACCACCGATCACTCCATCAATAACAAAGATGACATGGGTCGGAGCACTGCCCTGCTTTACTAGAACGGTTCCTTCCTCAACATCCATTACTTTTGCACCCATCAATAGCTCAGAAGCTAATTCCTCTGAAATATCAAATAGCTGATGAAATTCGTTAATCGTGATCATATCTCTCGCCAATTACGACTCGCACATGCGAAGGCTGCGCAGTCTAATTTGTTTACATCTTGAACGCATGCACTTGCAGTGCATGTACTCGAAGTCTAATGACACTATCCTTTGCGCCGTCAATTCAGTTCAGGTACTTCACAGCAACATAGCTGCATGGAACCCGAAATGCCTGCGTTTGGAATGGTTACGCATCGAACTGCCCTAAACCAACCCAGGTGTTTACTATGATTTCAGACCTAGAAAACTTCGATCTAAACCTTCTTTCTGTTGTGCGCAGCCTAGTGAAGTATAAAAGCACTAAGGCTACTGCCCTGCATCTTGGTATCTCTCAAGCCAGTGTTAGCCGCAACGTTGCAAAGATAAATCAGACCTTTGGTCAAAATCTTTTTACTCGTAGCGCCCATGGTATGGAGGCGTCAGCCCTTGCCCAAAAACTTGCCAATGTGGCTGAAGAGATGCTTATTCCTCTTCAGACTGCCTTGGACGAATTCTCTGACTTTGACGCAGAGGCCTACACCGGCTCAATTTCTTTGGTCATAGACCCTTATATTCTAGATGAACAGGCAGAGTCCCTGATTGAAATCTGTCATCAAAGTTTCCCTAATGCCCAACTGGTGTTCGAACCATGGAATCAAAACTCACTCGAAGCACTCAAATCAGGCGAGTTTGACTATGCGATTACCGATCAGGATATCGTACTCCCTCAAGCTATCTATCAAGAGAAGCTTTATGACGAACAGGTTGTCCTCATTGCACGTGATGACCACCCGGTTCTTTCTCGAGATCATTCTCTTGAGGAAATGCTCTCTCTGCCTATTGTTTCTATTCCTGCACCTGGTATTCAAGACTCTTCAATCGATCTTTTGTCGCTTTATCCGGCCAACAATAGCCAAGCGCAGATTGTGCTAAAAACGCAGAGTCTTCGCACCGCGGCGAGCTATCTTCTTTCTACTCACGCCATCATGTTTGGCAGTCCTTCCACTGCCAAACATTTTGATGGCATATCCACATACCCGCTACCGCAATTAATTAATAATATGAAGCGATATGAGATATATGGTGGTTTCCTTCAGATAAAAAGAAATAACCCTTTCACTCAACACCTGCATAGTGTTATTCAGTTAATGTTCCAAGACAAGAATTTCCTGTTTCAATAATGGATAGCTGTTATTCATACGAATTAATTAATATTCGGTATTATCCGCTCCGTTAACAACAAAACTTAAATAACGAGGTCATAATGATTATCGCACGCTTCTTCTTGCTACTGGCTATATTGTCAGAAGTAGCAGGCACTAGCTCAATGAATATTGCAGGACAAAATGGTAGCTGGATAAGCTATCTATTAATGTATGTTCTTATTTCTATTTCTTATTACTTCCTAGCACTTGCCGCTAAGAAAATCTCTATTGGCGTGGCCTATGCCTGCTGGGAAGGTCTTGGCATCGCTTTGATCACCCTAGTTTCTATCTTCTATTTCGGGTCAGAGCTCAGCGCACAAGAGTTGATCGGTCTAGCACTTGTGGTTGGGGGCGTTGTAATGGTGACTCTAGGTGAGGAGCACCATCAACCTGAGCCGGGTCGTACTCGTAACGATGCAGCACGCCAATCTATTAGTGGTTAAGAGGTAACACCATGAATTCTATATTTAATATCTACTTTGGTTTCGTGCTAATTGCTGCACTTCTAGACATCGCAGCTAACATGGCATTGTCTAAATCTCACGGTTTTGAGAAGAAAAGCTGGGGTTTCGCCGCTATCGGTTTAGTTCTACTGGCTTTCACCCTGCTGGCACAAGCGGTTAAAGGAATTGACCTGGCAGTTGCTTATGCGACTTGGGGCGCTATCGGTATTCTTGGTACCGCGCTTGGTGGTTACTTCCTACTAAACCAGAAACTTAAACCTATTGGTTGGGCTGGTATCTTCACAGTAATCACTGCAGTTATTGTCTTAAAGTCCGCATAACCCCTAATTACTTCAATTTATTTACTCCTAGGTGCAAATTGTGCCTAGGAGTCTTTGAGGCTGAATCAAATGAACAATAAATGGTTTTCTAAAGACACTTCGTCAGTTATTGAAGCACTAAATGTCAATATTGAAGAGGGTCTTTCAAATAGTTCAGTAGAGAAAAGAAGAAATACCTTTGGCTACAACGAAATTACTAGCCAAGAACAAGAATCTATCTGGTATATTTATCTATCCCAATATAAAAACCCGCTTATCTATATTCTATTAGTTGGCTCTATTGTCTCGTGGGCAACAGGACACCTTGTAGATGCTATTGCCATTGCCGTTATTATACTAATTAATACTGGCATCTCTTTCTGGCAAGAATATAAAGCTAAAAAAGGCATGGAAGCCTTACAAAAGATGGCTGCACCTCAGGCGCAGGTTCGACGCGCCAGACAATGGGTTGATATTCCTGCGAGCGAACTGGTACC
Encoded proteins:
- a CDS encoding linear amide C-N hydrolase — its product is MKKKLIISCLAAALTTTALIPTSVSACTRMLWNTDSEFVIVGRNEDYFSASAPTLVKTPRGIERRGSVDDNANAIEWRTKYGSIAAFANNRFPMDGMNEKGLTARTLYFDQGEIDQVSTSDDMPELDGDHWVSYVLDNFATVDEAVKALESVKLVAIKGGYSYSASPKHLSIADSTGDSAIVEIQDGEVKIFHGKQYQVMTNPPNMQTQISKAKERSIDVNDGTFPNTWGAEDRFQKAQYWLDTFPKVKGTDDINAAYGFMYSALGTNAFVPGMALPSEDKAVGEAIMKHTSPEDSYGVGTYFQSISDLTNLVYRFKSVLAPQDVYIELGNIDWNKEKAVSVIPRIDRHAQNGLEGNIAGDFQPISEQDIYQQAVVQ
- a CDS encoding LysR family transcriptional regulator → MSQITLSQLTAFVTVAKKKNYSKAAAALRKDRKTISEQVEYLELNLGYKLFEKSGRKLELTDKGEKLSHRAQLLSADISTFESFALSLFDTDLETLSVCFDESIPQIWLTSLRRSCLAKKINLDLIKVSREHGEKLLKTAQCQFGMFLAKGQVINSELYWKSLPPVSVSAFTHQDSLLLTQVPCSIRALASQKQRVYSSVTSNTDKYPLLLSDSRVFENDLDLLLGGLVDEPSWAFLPNHLEQKIPEPIKKIDLDVADEAQSIQLQPVLLWAIPYPDYSKMILKAIDKGN
- the ylqF gene encoding ribosome biogenesis GTPase YlqF, whose translation is MVNNNIQWFPGHMHKARKEIEEVIPQIDVIIEVLDARIPYSSENPMIAGIRGEKPCIKVLNKRDLADPELTELWIEHYEKEQGVKAMAITTENVQEVHKIMELCRKLAPHREAMGKNIRTMIMGIPNVGKSTIINTLAGRTIAQTGNQPAVTRRQQRINLQNGVVLSDTPGILWPKVENPHSGFRLAATGAIKDTAMEYDEVAFYTVEYLAKHYPEKLQERYQLDELPDSELELMEAIGRKRGALRSGGHIDLHKASEILLHELRQGTLGNITLELPEMITQELIEVEEETARREEAKAKKKEERRKRYLKNKR
- a CDS encoding magnesium transporter; amino-acid sequence: MDKLKPICTEDLSIFSSDNREEFRQRFVEASVDEQINILRIKSIEESVEILSELSINYVQNLIQKVEKKGLDTLASHLSHQLGFVHSEAEPCEDYLSTSVLEHVKERAGWIVMLALLGIVSGVIISQYEDAISQLVLLAVYMPVIAAAGGNTGSQAATLVVRSLATNEIRQNDWFKVFLKEGGIAICLAFIVSVVIIGRVVLFTDSSTIAGFSIWMIAIAIAIALFIQVTLSTVIGGLLPIIARAIRLDPAVLVSPVLASVVDISGIWIYFNVVNYVLNIV
- a CDS encoding baeRF10 domain-containing protein, coding for MKNTIQDLFSTLRAYIDAHQKTKSNMMTVYANLDPSDRNNQRQRPAWMIELKNQFDNLTDEQKREAEEMVGTSLTWEYIEEHTLKTLEQHEPKGRAAMIVTDFVDGMIVDLPLPVESKVYYGLPQVCHLMSQLHRYGKYLVVLFSEKEHRVISINLNSQETEAFIDSGVESGVFLRPGGKKSRTQASDRRDLDTEQRIYRTAAEEINSYFMDDNEFDRIILGGNMKIANQVASELHHSVAELLVSIEPIPFKVAEKELRDVVRSIADEYEQVQDYSMVQELITRQNVFDRSVFGEQEVLTALENGQVRRIYISHPVDAVKFNSILVEALANNVEVEIIHGEAATRLESLGSVAATLYYAI
- a CDS encoding Crp/Fnr family transcriptional regulator, which codes for MITINEFHQLFDISEELASELLMGAKVMDVEEGTVLVKQGSAPTHVIFVIDGVIGGVRETYDGSARMNALMTKGRIAAESGVIQDLRYYGSFSAFADSRVVLVDIEHAKHVLAQNREFLELLLRSQTSKLKYATMVHYASTERDKLAKVAAILEGISDFSDLDEIPLSKEQLAGLLGMSRNTVSQSLKTLEDRGAILQQKSNIVILNKNKLSLDGSNSKLFEC
- a CDS encoding LysR family transcriptional regulator is translated as MISDLENFDLNLLSVVRSLVKYKSTKATALHLGISQASVSRNVAKINQTFGQNLFTRSAHGMEASALAQKLANVAEEMLIPLQTALDEFSDFDAEAYTGSISLVIDPYILDEQAESLIEICHQSFPNAQLVFEPWNQNSLEALKSGEFDYAITDQDIVLPQAIYQEKLYDEQVVLIARDDHPVLSRDHSLEEMLSLPIVSIPAPGIQDSSIDLLSLYPANNSQAQIVLKTQSLRTAASYLLSTHAIMFGSPSTAKHFDGISTYPLPQLINNMKRYEIYGGFLQIKRNNPFTQHLHSVIQLMFQDKNFLFQ
- a CDS encoding DMT family transporter — protein: MIIARFFLLLAILSEVAGTSSMNIAGQNGSWISYLLMYVLISISYYFLALAAKKISIGVAYACWEGLGIALITLVSIFYFGSELSAQELIGLALVVGGVVMVTLGEEHHQPEPGRTRNDAARQSISG
- a CDS encoding SMR family transporter, translated to MNSIFNIYFGFVLIAALLDIAANMALSKSHGFEKKSWGFAAIGLVLLAFTLLAQAVKGIDLAVAYATWGAIGILGTALGGYFLLNQKLKPIGWAGIFTVITAVIVLKSA